In Nostoc sp. CENA543, a single genomic region encodes these proteins:
- a CDS encoding TetR/AcrR family transcriptional regulator, which translates to MRRQPKQTRSQERVHHILDVAEQLFIELGYEQTTTRAIATRAGVPVGSLYQFFPDKEAIVRSLANRYFEQEYQLFVQLHAELAAVEIATYVDRMVEAFEEFAQTHPGYRAVLAQLIDLMTAADASNFNQYDQQILTELAHFLSQRNPGLDSMRCQLIATTVIKVANELLWLSFTREQPQRQQLVAETKILLTAYLQTYRI; encoded by the coding sequence ATGAGACGACAACCCAAACAGACACGTAGCCAAGAAAGAGTACATCACATCTTGGATGTAGCAGAACAGTTATTTATTGAATTGGGATATGAGCAAACCACCACAAGAGCGATCGCCACTCGTGCTGGTGTCCCTGTCGGGTCGTTGTATCAGTTTTTTCCCGACAAAGAAGCGATAGTGCGATCGCTAGCTAATCGGTATTTTGAGCAGGAATATCAGCTATTTGTGCAACTTCATGCAGAACTAGCAGCAGTTGAAATTGCCACCTATGTAGATCGAATGGTGGAGGCGTTTGAGGAGTTTGCCCAGACACATCCGGGTTATCGTGCCGTGCTAGCTCAATTAATTGACCTGATGACGGCTGCGGACGCTAGTAACTTCAATCAATATGACCAGCAAATACTCACAGAACTGGCTCATTTCCTGTCACAGCGTAATCCTGGACTCGATTCCATGCGTTGCCAACTGATAGCAACAACCGTGATTAAAGTCGCCAATGAACTGCTATGGCTATCCTTTACCCGTGAGCAACCACAGCGACAACAACTAGTAGCAGAAACCAAAATCTTACTGACCGCTTATTTACAAACCTATCGAATTTAA
- the frr gene encoding ribosome recycling factor has protein sequence MKLADAESKMQKTVEATQQAFNTIRTGRANASLLDKVQVDYYGSPTPLKSLANISTPDATTILIQPYDKSSLNIVEKAISLSDVGLTPSNDGSVIRLNIPPLTSDRRKELAKIAAKYAEEGRVGIRNIRRDAIDSIRKQEKASEISEDESKDLQDKLQKLTNQYTTRIDQLLADKEKDISTV, from the coding sequence GTGAAATTAGCTGACGCTGAAAGTAAAATGCAAAAAACCGTTGAAGCGACTCAACAAGCCTTCAACACCATTCGCACTGGTCGTGCCAATGCCAGTCTACTAGATAAAGTCCAAGTAGATTATTACGGTTCACCTACACCGTTAAAATCTCTGGCTAATATCAGTACCCCAGATGCTACAACTATCTTGATTCAGCCCTACGATAAAAGCAGCTTAAACATAGTCGAGAAGGCAATTTCCCTCTCGGATGTGGGTTTAACACCCAGTAACGATGGGTCTGTGATTCGGTTAAATATACCACCTCTAACCAGCGATCGCCGGAAAGAACTAGCCAAAATTGCAGCTAAATACGCTGAGGAAGGTCGCGTAGGGATTCGTAACATCCGCCGAGATGCTATAGACTCCATCCGCAAACAAGAGAAAGCTTCAGAAATTTCTGAGGATGAATCCAAAGACCTACAAGATAAACTGCAAAAACTGACCAATCAGTACACCACCCGAATTGACCAGTTGCTAGCAGATAAAGAAAAAGACATCAGCACTGTTTAA
- a CDS encoding glutathione S-transferase family protein, producing METLRLYDFLLSGNCYKVRLLLTQMGILFERVEVNILKGESRTAEFLSKNPNGKVPVLELAPEKYLAESNAILLYLSENTEFLPYDRYLKAQVMQWLFFEQYSHEPYIATSRFWISILGKAQEYRTALEQKREPGYAALKVMENHLRQHNYFVDERYTIADIALFAYTHVANEGGFDLTQFPAILAWLKRVKNQPGYINITHEPQLCFDW from the coding sequence ATGGAAACATTGCGTTTGTACGATTTTTTACTTTCAGGTAATTGCTATAAAGTGCGCCTTTTACTAACTCAAATGGGTATACTATTTGAGAGAGTTGAGGTTAATATATTAAAGGGAGAAAGCCGTACAGCAGAATTCTTAAGTAAAAATCCTAACGGTAAAGTTCCTGTATTAGAGCTTGCCCCAGAAAAATATTTAGCTGAATCGAATGCTATATTATTATACCTTAGCGAAAACACAGAATTTCTGCCTTACGATCGCTATTTAAAAGCGCAAGTCATGCAATGGTTATTTTTTGAACAATATAGCCATGAACCATATATTGCGACATCAAGATTTTGGATATCTATTTTAGGAAAAGCACAAGAATATCGCACCGCACTAGAACAAAAGCGTGAACCAGGTTATGCAGCCTTGAAAGTGATGGAAAATCATTTACGTCAACATAATTATTTTGTAGACGAACGCTACACAATTGCTGACATAGCTTTATTTGCTTATACTCATGTTGCTAATGAAGGAGGGTTTGATTTAACACAGTTTCCGGCAATTCTAGCTTGGCTAAAACGAGTGAAAAATCAACCAGGATATATCAATATTACCCACGAACCGCAGTTATGTTTTGATTGGTAA
- a CDS encoding MBL fold metallo-hydrolase, with protein MAHLNLRRSQNVNGNFYVDTTCIDCDTCRWMTPEVFYRVDEQSAVHHQPTTETERLAALQALLACPTSSIGTVEKPQDIKIAQQSFPLLVAENVYHCGYHSEKSYGAASYFIQRPEGNILVDSPRFTPPLVKNIEAMGGIRYLYLSHKDDVADHQKFAAHFQCDRILHVDDITTGTRDVEMQLTIAEPFALAPDLLIIPVPGHTKGHTVLLYKNRFLFTGDHLAWSENRHQLAAFRDYCWYSWSEQIKSMQKLANYSFEWVLPGHGRRFHADVKTMQQQMHKCIELMESL; from the coding sequence ATGGCTCATTTAAATCTTCGTCGCTCCCAAAATGTCAACGGCAATTTTTACGTTGATACTACTTGTATTGATTGTGATACCTGTCGCTGGATGACTCCTGAAGTATTTTATCGAGTTGATGAACAATCAGCAGTACATCATCAGCCAACCACAGAAACAGAAAGATTAGCTGCACTGCAAGCTCTTTTAGCTTGTCCCACTAGCTCTATTGGTACAGTAGAAAAGCCGCAAGATATCAAAATTGCTCAACAAAGTTTTCCGCTTTTAGTAGCAGAAAATGTTTATCACTGTGGCTATCATTCCGAAAAATCCTATGGTGCTGCTAGCTATTTTATTCAACGACCAGAAGGCAATATATTGGTAGATTCTCCCCGATTTACACCACCTTTAGTCAAAAATATAGAAGCAATGGGGGGAATTCGTTATTTGTATCTTAGTCATAAAGATGATGTGGCAGATCATCAAAAATTTGCTGCACATTTCCAGTGCGATCGCATTCTCCATGTTGATGATATTACTACGGGTACTCGTGATGTGGAAATGCAACTGACAATTGCAGAACCATTTGCACTTGCACCAGATTTGTTAATTATTCCTGTTCCTGGTCACACCAAGGGACACACAGTTTTACTGTATAAAAATCGGTTTCTGTTCACTGGCGATCATCTAGCTTGGTCAGAAAATCGCCATCAGTTAGCAGCATTTCGTGATTATTGCTGGTATTCGTGGTCAGAACAAATTAAATCAATGCAAAAATTGGCCAATTATAGCTTTGAGTGGGTTTTACCAGGACACGGGCGGCGATTTCATGCTGATGTTAAAACTATGCAACAGCAAATGCACAAGTGTATTGAGTTGATGGAGAGTTTGTAA
- a CDS encoding photosystem I assembly protein Ycf3 gives MPRTQKNDNFIDKSFTVMADIILKILPANKKAKEAFVYYRDGMSAQAEGEYAEALEYYEEALSLEEDPNDRGFILYNMGLIYASNGDHDKALELYHQAIELNPRLPQALNNIAVIYHYKGEKAKEAGDNDGGEALFDQAADYWVRAIRMAPNNYIEAQNWLKTTGRMQIDVFF, from the coding sequence ATGCCAAGAACGCAAAAAAACGATAACTTTATTGATAAATCTTTTACAGTCATGGCAGATATTATCCTCAAGATACTGCCAGCTAACAAAAAAGCCAAAGAAGCATTTGTGTATTATCGAGACGGGATGTCCGCCCAGGCAGAGGGTGAGTACGCTGAAGCCCTAGAATACTATGAGGAAGCCCTATCTTTAGAGGAAGATCCCAACGATCGCGGTTTTATTCTCTACAATATGGGTTTAATCTACGCCAGTAATGGTGATCATGATAAAGCTTTAGAACTGTATCACCAAGCGATCGAACTCAATCCCCGCTTACCCCAAGCTTTAAATAATATTGCGGTAATTTACCACTATAAGGGTGAAAAAGCCAAAGAAGCTGGAGATAATGACGGCGGCGAAGCACTTTTTGACCAAGCCGCCGATTATTGGGTAAGAGCAATTCGTATGGCTCCCAATAACTACATTGAAGCCCAAAACTGGCTCAAAACCACCGGCAGAATGCAAATTGATGTGTTCTTTTAG
- the kdpF gene encoding K(+)-transporting ATPase subunit F, with translation MSSPNLLELFNFLRIKRYRFPVSLFVLLCVDVLLASEVQAATTIQLSRTASYAIATLGIVTLSLCIYLFVVIFQPERF, from the coding sequence ATGAGTAGTCCAAATCTTTTAGAATTATTTAATTTTTTGCGTATTAAACGTTACAGATTTCCTGTATCTTTGTTTGTATTACTGTGTGTGGATGTGTTGCTAGCATCAGAAGTACAAGCTGCAACCACCATCCAGCTATCACGAACAGCATCTTACGCGATCGCTACTTTAGGAATAGTCACCTTAAGTCTTTGCATTTATCTATTTGTGGTGATTTTTCAGCCAGAGCGATTTTAA
- a CDS encoding SOS response-associated peptidase, translated as MCGRFTLTQSAQALAEFFQIQEVPNLTVQYNIAPTQMVTTVLYNPTDNKRQLQHLRWGLIPSWAKDPSIGAKLINARAETVAEKPSFRSAFKKRRCLVVADGFYEWQKQQRTKQPFYFRLRDGKPFAFAGLWEKWISPDQEEVISCTILTTTANELLQSIHDRMPVIIDPQDYDTWLNPEIQTPQDLQPLLSPYSAVAMTAYPVSKLVNSAKNNTPECIIPTDEQNQLPNQLN; from the coding sequence ATGTGTGGCAGATTCACTTTAACCCAGTCGGCGCAAGCTTTAGCCGAATTTTTTCAAATACAAGAAGTTCCAAATCTGACGGTGCAATATAACATTGCTCCTACGCAAATGGTGACGACAGTGCTATATAATCCGACTGACAACAAACGACAATTACAGCATTTGCGTTGGGGTTTAATTCCCTCTTGGGCTAAAGACCCTAGCATCGGGGCAAAGTTAATTAACGCTAGGGCTGAGACTGTAGCAGAGAAACCCTCTTTTCGTTCCGCCTTCAAAAAGCGTCGTTGTTTAGTGGTAGCTGATGGCTTTTATGAATGGCAAAAACAGCAACGCACAAAACAGCCATTTTATTTTCGTCTCCGAGACGGAAAACCCTTTGCTTTTGCTGGTTTGTGGGAAAAATGGATTTCCCCTGATCAAGAAGAAGTGATCTCTTGTACAATTTTGACAACGACAGCCAACGAGTTATTGCAATCTATCCATGATCGAATGCCGGTGATTATTGACCCCCAAGATTACGATACATGGCTAAATCCTGAAATCCAAACACCACAAGACCTACAGCCTTTATTATCTCCCTACTCAGCCGTAGCCATGACCGCCTACCCAGTTAGCAAATTGGTTAACAGTGCAAAAAACAACACTCCAGAATGTATCATCCCAACCGACGAACAGAATCAACTCCCAAATCAGTTAAATTAA
- a CDS encoding Coq4 family protein: protein MQSIVNQPTGINFSSLVRTIKGIKAFVTLLFDESGNLEPVWELSNSLVDSRSFQLAVASMKATPEVANIIQERYIAPRHDLTVLLQYPPDSLGYTYASTMKAFAFEVINLNIEINSDTSYVEHRWQQTHDIWHIITGFEVTGIGEIGLQAFYLAQFQLPLASLLIANALIAATVLEPQTLSPLLRAIARGWEMGKNAKPLIAQKWEAAWEKPVEVWRKELNVQPVKAGEFAFA from the coding sequence ATGCAATCTATCGTCAATCAACCTACTGGCATTAACTTTTCATCTCTGGTACGGACAATCAAAGGCATCAAAGCCTTTGTAACTCTGCTGTTTGACGAAAGCGGCAATCTAGAACCTGTCTGGGAATTGAGCAATAGTCTGGTTGATAGTCGTTCCTTTCAATTAGCAGTTGCCTCCATGAAAGCCACGCCAGAAGTCGCAAACATCATCCAAGAACGCTACATTGCGCCTCGTCATGATTTAACAGTTTTACTGCAATATCCTCCAGACTCTTTGGGATATACCTACGCCAGCACGATGAAAGCATTTGCTTTTGAAGTCATAAATTTAAACATCGAGATTAATTCTGATACCAGTTACGTAGAACATCGTTGGCAGCAAACCCATGATATTTGGCATATCATCACCGGATTTGAAGTCACCGGCATCGGGGAAATTGGCTTACAAGCCTTTTATCTGGCGCAGTTCCAATTACCTTTAGCCAGTTTGCTGATTGCCAATGCCTTGATTGCTGCTACCGTGCTAGAACCACAAACACTTTCACCTCTTTTGAGGGCGATCGCACGCGGATGGGAAATGGGCAAAAATGCCAAACCGTTGATTGCTCAAAAATGGGAAGCAGCGTGGGAAAAACCTGTGGAGGTATGGCGTAAAGAACTGAATGTGCAACCAGTGAAAGCTGGCGAATTTGCTTTTGCCTAA
- a CDS encoding aromatic ring-hydroxylating dioxygenase subunit alpha, with translation MDVNFQSPQPIRKPKNFNNPERFIEGWYWVIPSKNLLVGEVKPMTILGRKIVIYRGEDEQVVIVDAYCPHMGADLAEGKVEGNNLRCAFHHWSFNNQGICVEIPCLEEPLPLKLKTWPTAEKYGLIWIWTGENPRQPLPFVPELEFHECESVVGSRFLMNCHPHVVMINSIDLQHFYAVHNLQLDITFEKQELNQNAIVFTKQRRSNKDSKLFKLLRPIYKNNVYSISYWYGSTFTVTVGPDMLHLYIMFTMRMLDDGKSQIQSVFLTKKRPGFIGWLVNRFVLWLTNIFIQHFIKDDAKILQTINFDLRTPLKADVSIMQLIHHVERQKPLRWKTWLLARSPEAEMKDHQEKWRDTMTND, from the coding sequence ATGGATGTTAACTTTCAGTCTCCTCAACCAATTCGTAAACCAAAAAATTTCAATAATCCCGAACGTTTCATTGAAGGGTGGTATTGGGTAATACCCTCTAAAAATTTGCTTGTAGGTGAAGTAAAACCTATGACAATTTTAGGAAGAAAAATAGTTATTTATCGTGGTGAAGATGAGCAAGTAGTAATTGTGGATGCCTACTGTCCACACATGGGTGCTGACTTAGCAGAAGGCAAAGTTGAAGGCAATAATTTACGCTGTGCTTTTCATCACTGGAGTTTTAATAATCAAGGAATTTGTGTAGAAATTCCCTGTTTAGAAGAACCTCTACCCCTGAAGTTAAAAACCTGGCCGACGGCGGAGAAATATGGATTAATTTGGATTTGGACTGGCGAAAATCCTAGACAACCTCTACCCTTTGTTCCAGAGTTAGAGTTTCATGAGTGTGAAAGTGTTGTAGGTTCTCGTTTTTTAATGAACTGTCACCCTCATGTTGTCATGATTAATTCCATTGATCTACAGCACTTTTATGCTGTACATAATCTACAGTTAGATATTACTTTTGAAAAACAGGAACTCAATCAAAATGCTATTGTTTTTACCAAACAAAGACGTAGTAATAAAGATAGTAAATTATTTAAATTACTGCGTCCTATATACAAGAATAATGTTTATAGTATTTCCTATTGGTATGGCAGCACTTTTACTGTAACTGTCGGGCCGGATATGCTGCATTTATATATCATGTTTACAATGCGGATGCTTGATGATGGAAAATCACAGATCCAATCTGTCTTTTTAACTAAAAAACGTCCTGGGTTTATCGGTTGGTTGGTGAATCGCTTTGTGCTGTGGTTGACTAATATTTTTATTCAGCACTTTATCAAAGATGATGCGAAAATTTTGCAAACAATTAATTTTGATTTGAGAACTCCCCTCAAAGCAGATGTATCTATTATGCAGTTAATTCATCATGTGGAGAGACAAAAACCTTTAAGATGGAAAACTTGGTTATTAGCGCGATCGCCTGAAGCCGAAATGAAAGATCATCAGGAAAAATGGCGTGATACCATGACTAATGACTAA
- a CDS encoding nitrate transporter, with translation MDRSIFLDVLYSLQRLFVGYIPAAIAGSFLGYVIGVNGTIYQILRPIVQIPHSIPPIALLPLVLVILQEKESAVVIVTLIATFWTIVINTAIGMRHFHRQDKNFRVAIFHLFHALKVGLWVAWFTVIAQEMLIQQKGLGNLAWESYKSVNINYITEAIFYIGIIGFFLDQLLDLTGSMLAKIVTNNKK, from the coding sequence ATGGATAGAAGCATATTTTTAGATGTTTTGTATAGTCTACAAAGATTATTTGTAGGCTACATCCCTGCTGCTATTGCAGGCAGTTTCCTTGGTTATGTAATTGGGGTTAACGGCACAATCTATCAGATACTTAGACCCATAGTGCAAATCCCCCACAGTATCCCCCCTATCGCCTTACTACCTCTTGTCTTAGTAATATTACAGGAGAAAGAATCAGCAGTCGTGATAGTCACTTTGATTGCTACCTTCTGGACAATTGTCATCAATACAGCTATCGGGATGCGACATTTTCATAGACAAGACAAGAACTTTCGGGTAGCTATTTTTCACCTCTTTCATGCACTAAAAGTTGGACTTTGGGTAGCATGGTTTACAGTAATTGCTCAAGAAATGCTAATTCAGCAAAAAGGACTTGGTAATTTGGCTTGGGAAAGCTATAAATCTGTCAACATTAACTATATAACTGAGGCTATATTTTATATAGGTATCATCGGTTTTTTCTTAGATCAATTGCTGGATTTAACAGGCTCAATGCTAGCTAAAATTGTCACCAATAATAAAAAATAA
- a CDS encoding RNA-guided endonuclease InsQ/TnpB family protein has translation MLVLEYKIKGTKSQYQSIDEAIRTTQFIRNKAIRYWMDAPKEALMNKVALNNYSTALRKEFKFVEELNSMACQSATERAWSAIDRFYGNCKSKVQGKKGYPRFQRDNRSVEYKTSGWSLHPTKRRITFTDKKGIGEVKLLGKWDIHTYPVKSIKRVRLVRKADGYYCQFAIKTEPLSESRIADGEIGLDVGLEYFYSDSDGYHEPNPRFLRKAETSIKHAQRQIYKKEKGKNKRRKARQKYARKHLKVSRQRSEHAKRIARNVCKVNALVVYEDLRVNNMVKNHCLAKSINDVSWGLFRRWLEYFAIKFQTKLVAVNPRMIPFHEKSDTDVNPKILATSKFFNCELRIANCEL, from the coding sequence GTGCTGGTGTTAGAGTACAAAATCAAAGGTACAAAGTCGCAGTATCAATCCATAGACGAAGCTATTAGAACTACGCAGTTCATTAGAAATAAAGCTATTCGTTACTGGATGGATGCACCAAAAGAAGCGCTCATGAATAAAGTCGCTCTTAATAACTACTCAACAGCACTACGCAAAGAGTTTAAATTTGTAGAAGAACTTAACTCAATGGCTTGTCAATCTGCAACCGAAAGAGCATGGTCAGCTATTGATAGATTTTACGGTAATTGCAAATCTAAAGTTCAAGGCAAGAAAGGATATCCGCGTTTTCAGAGAGACAATCGTTCTGTTGAATATAAGACTTCTGGATGGTCACTACATCCCACTAAACGACGTATTACCTTCACTGATAAAAAAGGCATAGGTGAAGTTAAGTTACTCGGTAAGTGGGATATTCACACTTACCCAGTTAAGTCAATTAAGCGGGTTCGGTTAGTCAGAAAAGCAGATGGGTACTATTGTCAGTTTGCAATTAAAACTGAACCATTGAGTGAATCCAGAATTGCTGATGGTGAGATTGGTTTAGATGTTGGTTTGGAATATTTCTACTCTGATTCCGATGGATATCATGAACCCAATCCCAGGTTCTTAAGGAAAGCAGAAACATCAATTAAACACGCTCAACGTCAGATTTACAAAAAGGAGAAAGGTAAAAACAAACGACGAAAAGCTAGGCAGAAATATGCTCGGAAGCACTTAAAAGTAAGTAGACAACGGAGTGAACACGCTAAGAGAATAGCGCGTAACGTATGCAAGGTTAACGCCTTAGTCGTCTACGAAGATTTAAGGGTGAATAACATGGTGAAAAATCACTGTCTTGCTAAATCAATTAATGATGTTAGCTGGGGCTTGTTCCGTCGTTGGTTAGAATATTTTGCAATCAAGTTTCAGACAAAACTTGTTGCTGTCAATCCTAGAATGATACCATTTCACGAAAAATCTGATACAGATGTAAACCCTAAAATCCTTGCTACATCTAAGTT
- a CDS encoding heavy-metal-associated domain-containing protein has protein sequence MTIQLTVPNMSCSVCASKITNAVKSVDAEAIVDADPQTKLVNVESQASETAIKDALAAAGYPAN, from the coding sequence ATGACAATTCAACTCACAGTCCCCAATATGTCTTGTTCGGTTTGTGCAAGCAAGATTACTAATGCAGTCAAAAGCGTTGATGCTGAGGCGATAGTTGATGCTGATCCTCAAACAAAACTAGTTAATGTGGAATCACAAGCTTCAGAAACAGCTATCAAAGATGCGTTAGCAGCAGCTGGCTATCCTGCTAACTAA